From Micropterus dolomieu isolate WLL.071019.BEF.003 ecotype Adirondacks linkage group LG21, ASM2129224v1, whole genome shotgun sequence:
GGTCATCCTGCTCTGGGGGTCGAAGATCAAGAAGTCGTTCCTGCTCCAATCCCACACCTCAGAACGGAGGACAACACTGTATCGGAGAACCCACTGAGACAACTGACTGTGAAGACCATGACCTGAAATATTTAAAGTCAGAACAAAGTTTTTGCAGTATCAGTTTTTGTCACAGGCACTACCAGTCATTGCTATGACATTTCACACTGATTTTTATCAATCTACCATCATACAACATCctatttttaactgtttttctaTAGAACCATGGAGCCTCAGTGTTTTGACCAAACTCTGCCAGCAAGTCAGAAGTGTAGAACCCCGCCTGCTTTAATCAATGGCTATGTCCTGGTAAAGATGAAGCCAAACATTGTGAAATTATTgcaaacatttaatatttgtattGTCACAGTAATTGCAAGATTTTCCAGTATTACCCAGAACGCCTGTTATTCCTCATATGATTGACTTTGTCTCCACATCAGTCAGCCTAATTTCCCAAAGAATACACACCCAGAGTTTGATATGGAGAAATTATGTAATTTGGTAAACCCAATAATGTGGCCTCAAAACTACATTTGAGACCCAACTTGGAAAAACAGGCACAAAATGTggtaaatgttttttgtgtgtgcgttcCATAGACAATCGATATTTACATTCAAAGCCTTAAAAAGGTATTTTGCATTACAGGGGCTATGAAATTAATCAATGTGTCtcctgtaaaatgaaatgagctTGGCACAATGGCATTGGGTCACATTTGTTATtcatatttcagtatttctaaTTCCGTTCCTTTTTAGGAGGTTTCTGTACTAAGGCCAGAACTGAAAAATGGAACTTAAACACCTTTTTGTCACGACATGCTCCACAGGACCCAAAAGACATTTACCTCGTGGGTAGTAGGGTTGAGTACAGCTGCACTGAAGGTTACCATCTTACTGGTCACAGCTCCATAGAATGCACTGCTGGCCAAACCTGGTCTGGCCGCCCTGGACTGTGCACAGGTGAGTACCCTAAAACCAAAGATTTTAGAGAAACATTTACAATCTCAATGAATTacagtgtgattttttttgttgttgttgttttttttttctcccagtcTCAAGGTGCCAGATTAACTCCTTCGCTGAGGATGTCATAGCCTCTCCTTTAAAGGTGGCCTATGACATAGGGGAGACAATCACCTTGTCCTGTCCAGCGGGTAGACACCTACTAGGAGAAGCAACGATCATGTGTGACCCCAGTCTACAATTTTCACCAGACCCAGCGGACATCAAATGCGGCCCAGGTAAACTTCAGGGTTCCTATAAATAATCTAACGGACAACATCAAACTGCAGTGTGACAAGATGTGACTGTAGTATATTGTGCCCTACTTTTCATTTAATCTCATGCTTTGCTTTTCTGTAtgatatatttttatcattgCATGCAAAGGGCATTAATCAGTTAGCATTGTGCAAGAATGATTTCTATGTATCCCACAGTCACCACGCAACAGGAACCCACCTCTATTTCGGTGCAGTGTAAACCGTGGGAGAAGTCTTCcagaggaaaatgtgtttgcaaAATGCCTTTTGAGTGCAGGTATGTTAACTCTGCTAATCATCAGGGTTTTTTTCATGTGACTTTTTGTGATTCTCTTGTTGTTGTGGTTACTGTGTTTGAGcatgattgttgtttttttttttgtcaccagTTCATCTTTGGAGATGTGCGCCACTAGTCCTGGGAGTAAAAAATCACTCCTTCTGAATGTGTGCAAAATGCACGCACTGCAGTGTATGGGGAAGAACCACGTGATAGCAGAAGACAGCACCTGCAGGTGGCCAGAGCGCGACACAACAGGCTGCACCAGTTGTCACATGTGGGAGACCTGTGACGGTAAGAACatccaaggttacaaaaaatcCATAAACGTGCGGTATTTGCTATTTGTTGCGATCTTATTTGTTGCCACACTGTTCTTTCAGATCAAACCAACACGTGTCTCTGTAAGGATTCTGCAGATTGCTTGACCCCAggattaaatgtgtgtgtccgCGTTGGGGTGAATGCGACTGCAGACATTCAGACCATGAGCGAGTGTGAAGCCGGGCTACAGAGATGTAAAGGAGAAAAGGTGTCAGTTGTCAGTATCCTGCCTTGCGTTTCCTGAGGATGCTGGAAGAGATTTTGACCTTATGACCTTCTGTCTCCCCCTTCTGTCTTTACACTAATCTTCTGTAACAATTTCCTCCATATTTTTCCAGTGAATTAGTATTAAGTGTCACTGcttcaacacattttaaaactacAATGTTATGcatgttaaaaatataatgtaaaactgTATTAGGACAGTAAATAGCAAAACACCAGCCATGTtgaatttcttttcatttttgttccttttctgaTGGTATAATATACTGAGAGGCCCCCAAAACACAATTACATATAGATGTAATTATAACAGAGGGATTGGTATCCACAGACAAAATATATGCAGTGTTGCCTTTCCATCTAGTGTTTTGTTGCTCTCTCAACATGTTAAATACTGTTTGAGCTGCATGCATAGTATACTCTAACGAAGGTCTGAGTTTACAAAAAAATAGTTTCCTAAATGTCCCTCAAGATAATGTTTGAAAATCTGTGTTCTGGACTGATATggtctgtttgaaaagatgtCCTGTGCTTTCTAAACCAGACAGCGCTCAGCCTGCCAAGCAAACCCCTGCTGACAGCCTATTCCTGCCTCTGGCTCGCTGCCCTCTCACAGCGTGAGTGCATGTGTGGCTGAACATGCCTGTGAAACTGTTTGAAGATACCAGCTACTTAATGTCCCCTCATCACACCAAAATGTTTACTGTAGGCAGATGTGCTTCCCTCAGTTACACCATGTTGTACACAAAGGCTGGTGGGTGAGAGGAACATGCTTGACATGCTCGAGAGCTAGCACACGTTCGCACTCATGAAGTGGTTATACACACAAACTGACATGATTTTTGGGTGAGAGAATATTCAAGCATGTATGGGCAGGTTAGAGGTTATGAGCACTTAACCTCACTTATTCCAAAGAACTcaaaaaaaatatacagttgGAACAAAATAAAGGGGGAAAAACAGCACAAATAAGGTACTGGGCCACCAAAAGCTGCCAGAACAGCTTCAATGCACCTTAGCGTAGATTATTCAAGTTTCTGGAACTTTACTTGGAGGGTTGAACACcattattttagaaaaaaatttcCCTTTTGATAATGTTATGATGGTGGTGAAGTGCGCTACCTGACACACCCAAATAGCTGCTCAATAGAGTTGAGATTCATTGACAGCAAGGCCATAGTATATGACTCATGTCACTTTCACCAAACAAGATCAGTTGTCTCTTttgatgggtgggtgggtgggtgtgtgtgtgtgtggaagtgcCTACATTCTCCTATAACTTATTCAGGGTTTCCTTTTAATTTGTAGTCCTGTGAAAGTTTTTTTGGTCAGTCAGTGGGAGATGGCTCTTAAGAGGCTAATATGCTTTTATTAACTCTTGTGTGTTGCTGTCCTATGAAAATCATTTATCTCCAAAAAAGAAAGCTCTAATTTCAAATTTGTGATGATGCATTTTTAGGTAGTTCAGCTGgtttttaaatggtttatttagtgtagtatccaatatttgtcCATTTGACTCATAatagttcaaaatagcactgtagcagcaggacagagggtcagtgaccttctacagggagagcagtgattggtggttatgtagggactgaacccttctatagaatttgacctctaaccccttgttttgttacttcagaatagtactgtacccttctatgggtttgaccatttattttgcagacacaaacccttctatggtacctaacagatacctacacatatcctatataagctatgtttgatgtacagagagacagagtggccatcgggctgggtcactctccaagctgctgcagagcttgtaattgatgctgaaactcctttgattttgtttcctctcaacacatcatcgcagcattattgttcggacaccacatgttcatccatccattttatAGTGCTattgctgttgtgtgtgtgtgtgtgtgtggggggggggggggtcgtaTCCCTGCATGCACTGGGCATGTCACCACTTTGTCAAAGGACACACATTCATTACATTAATTTAACTAACCTGcatgtcaaaataataataaatagtataCTACAAATGTCCAATTTCTGAGTTGATGAGGATTTATGAAGTTTCAGCCACTGATAACTGCTTGCTGAGGAAACTTTCATCCCAGCAGCAAAAGTAGGTGACCAGCTGGATCCTGTCTGGCGGTATAATCTTTCTTTCCCGCCTATTTCTCCAACTCtcagaaaatataaacaaaagctGCTTGTTATGGACTTTATAAAAGATTATCtggcttttctctctctccccttctgtATCTCCATGTATGTTTGTCCCCCCCAAACCCTCCCAGATAGAAGTGTTTACTCTACAAACAGGTTTAACAGTGGGACAATCCATAGCAGACCAGAAAAAGTACCAAAATAGCATACAGTAAATGTTGGgatgtttctttcaaaaatatgaattattacATAATGGCCTTTATCAATCACTTAAAGAGTAATCAATCCATTCAATTAATTCAGTTTTACAGTTGGATTTGTACCAGATCCCAGACCACCCAAACGGATATCTCTTTTGATAGTTTGTCTCCGCCAAGTGGACATTTCAGTGGATTACATGCATGAAAATGACAGAGTAGCTTTTTCGTTTCAATAACAAAAGTTTTATTAACAATGTAAAATGACCTATATCAGCTTTGACTACTGTACCTTTACCATGCCCTAAACATTGACCCCTCTCATTAATTAACAAGACCCACGCCCTCTGTCTGCAATGACAGATACCCTTCCTGCTCATACCAACTAACAGATTATTTGCTAACCAACTCCAACTTTGAAAAGAATTCAGAGCGCATTGCGTAAAGATTATGTGTATATACAATTCTAATGTCTCAATTTATAGATAGATATTGTGTGCAAAGAAGTTTTATTTTTCGAGTATTGTATCATATATTTCCATTTTGAAGTTGGAAAGTTAAAGTTGGGTACAGGTTCTTGGTTTATGGAAGACTAAATTAAGTACATTaagaaggaaaaacagcaagaaacaaaaaacagagactGTAATACACAACAAACTTACTCTGCACAAACCTGTCATCTCCGCTTAGACAAATGTATAACTTTGCCTTTGCAAGTGCCATCCTCAGATATTTGGATGGCGTCTATTAATAAGTTATCACATTATTTCTGACAAAAACGGACAATTAAATTCCCTTTTTTAACATGAATCCTTATTTCATTCACTCAGGTTCGTGGAAGTAATTGAACATTGACATTATTTCAAAGGACCTCTCATTCTCTTTTACATTGGACAAGCAGATATCTGACTTCAGTTACCAAAAAAAGGGAAAGTTTGTTGcaaaatatcttaaaatatatGTTCATGACTTTTGTTTTCATCACATTGCAGTTACAATTCTCATTtgtattacaaaataaaattataaaatgggcagcctttaaaaaaaagagaaagagacaatttatttgaaaatggCAGTAATAGATTGGTGGGAGACACAAGTGGTGAAGGACAGTGGGTAATGATGTCTTTGTTGCCGCCTCCTACCCACGAAGGTGGGGCCCTTAGCTGGTTACCAGGCAACAAAGCCCAAAGAACCGCCTCTTCCTCTGTCGGACCAGTGGGTAGGGAGTCAGGTTCAGCAAACTGCTGTCATCTGGGCACAAGAACACATGCAGACCACTGCCAAGTCAGACATTTTTGCCAATTTTAGCTATGACACAGTGTTTTTTCCAAGCCAACAAATCTTCTATACTTCTTGACTATAAAAAAGCTCCATCgggttgatgtgtgtgtgtgtaagagggTGAAGGTAAAGAAAGTGTTCAGTTTCAATCTTACCTTGGTTCTTCAATGGTAAAGGCATTGTCTCCCTGAGTTTACTGAGAAGATTTTTCATCTCCCTCATATCCCTGCAATAACACAAATAAGGGCTTTTATGTAGTTTATCTTTAGCATCTATTGCTGTTGTATTACATCTGCAGACTCTCAAGCAAATAAATTTTTGCCATGTCATCTAAAAATATAtcttaaaatatactgtaactTAAAGCATGGTACTCTCTGTGACTACTAGATACCGTCTCAAGTAAAAACTGGAtgttgtaaaattttaatatgtgattctgtcattttataaaatgtctcAATTATCAAATATTCACGGGCATTACACTACATTAAATTTTTGTCTGCTCTGCCAAGTACAGTAATTAGATAGGCGTATAATATAGGATGGCATAGCTCTTTGTAACAGAAATATCTGGTCGTTTTCAGAGGCATGTCATTTAGTTTTCATAGGATGTCCTACTTGGGAGAAAAGGGGGATTTTCCTCAATGCACATACTGTCATGTCAATGATCAACTATTACATTATTAGTGAGgttgaaaaaaggaaaattgGCTACATTTTAAGTGTCattgtaatgtgacaaaaactgacaaaaatactTGCTCTTGCATACTTTGCATTGTTTCCTAACTCATGTGCTTTGACTAACAAAGATGAACAATTGTACAATTATTGACAACtaaataaacagagagagagcgagagagaaggACACAACATACATCACAACATAATTTTTGTCTACTTACCTTTCAATGTTTTCTATGTCATTGGCCACCAGCCAGTAGAGCTGAGGACAgtcagtgggggaggaagaggtgTCCTCCAGGATGGGGATGTCTGAGCTCTCTTCAGTCTTACTGTCGACCCCGTGAGGGCCGCAGTAATCCTTACCTGAAGAACACAGAGAGAAGCTAGCCTTAAACATGTCGTAGAAAGCTGTCATTGATAATTACATCTGTGCATATCATTTTCAAAGCATGTTTTACATATACTAGCACATGTGTCTACATAAAAGTTAAACGCTATGCCATGAGGCTTGTTTGTGCATTAACCTTTCCTGTGGAGCTGCAGGGAGCCCAGTAAGCAGACGGATTTAAGCATCTCAGTGATGTACATCTCCAGACAGCACTGCAGCTGAATGAAGAGCCTACAGATCTCAGGGTGGATCTCCCCGTCTTCTGGCCTGAAATGACATATAGTTTGAACACAGCAAGGTTATTGGCTAGTTGGAAATTGAGAAACTCTGCATACAATGacaaactttatggatacaaattaaaattatagtCCTGTTTTGGAAAAAGGTTTAACTTTTTTGTTACCAATAAAGGGGAAAATTCATAGATGTCAATCTATCAACTATATTTGTCTCGTGCTACAGTCACAGTAACTGTACACATTGATGGGggatgggtgggtggggggcATAGTTCCTTCCCTGCTTCTTCCCAAAAACCACTATCAGCTCTTTAGTCTTGTTGATCAAGTCTCCAATTTCCTTCAGGTAGGCCTTTTCACTGTTGTCTGTGATCAGGCCCACCACAGTCGTCAGCAAACTTGATGAGGGTGTTGGAGTCGAAATTGGCTTAACAGTCGTATGTGTACACGGAGTAAAGCAGGGCTCAAAACACAGCACTGGCGTGCTCCAGTGTTAAGAATTAGGGTGGAACAGGTGTGTCCGCCCACCTTCACCACCTGGGTTCTGCCCGCCAGGAAGTCAAGGATCAATGAACAGCAATCTCACATGGATCCCTTTCTTGTCCAGGTGAGATAGGATGGTGTAGATGACATGTGCCATGGTGTCTTCTGTTGATTGATTGGGATGGTAGACAAAAGCAGCCGGTGTAATCCTTGACCACAAAGCACTTCGTGATTATGAAAGTGAGTGCCACTGGGCGGTAGTCATTCGGGCAAGGAGgtcttgttttcatgtttgacGACCCGCCCACTGATACCGTCTGGTCCTGCTGCTTTCTTGATGTTCACATGCTTGAAAGCCCTCCTGACGTCATGCTCAGAAAAGGTGATAGGTGTGAGAGGTGCACACACCCATCCATTAACcactgaatcagctgtttttACTTGTTGGCTGGCGATGGCCACAAATCTCCATGTCTCTGTGTACAGTTTAATGGAAGTTGACGGATGAGTCTAGCCTCATTGAGCTCAGTACTTGATGTATATGGGCTATCCTTAACCctaagaatgaatgaatgaatgaaattttATTATTGTGCCATGTGTATAGTTACGCCCAGCCTGCATGGGCTTACAAGACACCAAAATTAATATACAAAAAATTTATATACAAGATAGCCAGGTCCAGAGTGCCTTCTTTTCCAAGCCTTTGAAACAAAGTTTGCAAACTTAAATACATCATAGTTAAAAAGGCGTACTAGGTTTTGGTCATCAGCATACCAAAATATTTCAGGGATTTGTCACAAAATCCCAACTCTCAGCTGTGCAACCAAGGATCCCTGACTTCTAGATAAACGAGATGTAACATATAGTTTCGGACTAAAGTTCTGTTTGATATGCATGTATGTCCTTAACTGTGCCTTAAATAAAACCTTTTCAAACCATTTTTCTTCAAATTTCAATAACAGCTTATGTTTAAGCGAGTTAACATCCCAACTTAAATTATTCCTTTTGATATACAACATATCCACCTCCTCAAAAACAGAATAAATCTCCTTTACCCATGGAGACCTGTGAGCCTTGGTTGCAGCTCCACTCAAAAGACTGAGATCAATGTCCAGCATACAACTTCTAAAACTGCATGCAGTGAtgtaaaaaaggcaaaaagcaagACACTGTCCCAATCTGGTTAACCCCAAAAAAGCCCCTTtatatttgtaatattattactcgTCAAAGCTAAGCTTTGGGAAGGGAAAGgtacaggacaggacaggacaggacaagGAGACTGAGACAAAAAGAAATTGAGAAGTTGatggagatgagagaggaagaTCAGGTACTGCCCACTGTGCCCAGGACAGGATTAGCATTATGTCCCTGTGCTgttcaacataaataaaaacgtGTTATCTCTGAGATTTGTATGTTCTTTGGTAATTACAGTGGAACCTAtagcaacaacacaaaaacattgcaTAATTATTGTGTAATTATATAGTATTACTGTATAAAAGGTCTATGTACAGATTGAGACTTTTAGAGAGATTTCTAGAACTCAAACACAAGGATCAAATAAAGAAGCTGTACATAATTTGACTTAATTATTTTTCATACACTTTGGCGAGAGACaagtgaggaagaggaagggacTGGTAGTGAATgcagagggtgagagagagagacagtgtgaATTTCCCTTTACTTGAGCACCTCAATCAAACATCGTCAATTTTCATTTTTAGAAGTTTCGCGATCATTTTAGTCTCTTCTGTATTTCCAGATTGTAGTATGGGTCATTCATTGCAACATTTAACTGGATTCTCATGCTACTGTGCAGTATGTGAAGAATAAGAGATAATAAGACATCCAACATTTGTACAATCTTCACACATTTCAATTGTCTCTAacattcttttattttgaatatttcacattttaacaaattaaaaagaacatccctggtaaaaaaaaaaaaaaaaaaaagaggactAAGAGTTTTGCCTGCTTGTGATTATGTGCTTAAATCAATATGATCAATAACctggagcactaacgaaccaggtGGTATCGATCATCTTGACCACAGAGGTTAAACAGCTGGgattccctaccagtcagtcaaaCTGAAGGAGCCTCTCGGATGAGAGGTGAAATTTCTTTGAGTACCTTCAACCAGttagtccagttgcccttgattttaaccttcctagGAC
This genomic window contains:
- the rgs7bpa gene encoding regulator of G-protein signaling 7-binding protein A; this encodes MSSASNGRKNRPRSAGNIFQIGKPPPRDPQRRESTESTRKAQRAVADCRMIVQEFNTLVALYRELVISIGEITVDCPSLRAEMLKTRTKGCEMARAAHHSLSLISGPEDGEIHPEICRLFIQLQCCLEMYITEMLKSVCLLGSLQLHRKGKDYCGPHGVDSKTEESSDIPILEDTSSSPTDCPQLYWLVANDIENIERDMREMKNLLSKLRETMPLPLKNQDDSSLLNLTPYPLVRQRKRRFFGLCCLVTS